One part of the Chryseobacterium sp. 7 genome encodes these proteins:
- a CDS encoding 3-hydroxybutyryl-CoA dehydrogenase: MKNIVVIGAGTMGNGIAHTFAQSGFKVNLVDVSQEALDRGVKTITTNLDRIIAKGNLTEEQKAETLGNITTFTALNDAVGAADLIVEAATENMDLKLKIFGQMDELAPANCILATNTSSISITKIAAATKRADKVIGMHFMNPVPIMKLVEIIKGYSTSKETFDAIYDMSKTLGKVPVEVNDYPGFVANRILMPMINESIETLYNGVAGVEEIDTVMKLGMAHPMGPLQLADFIGLDVCLAILNVMYDGFKNPKYAPNPLLVNMVTAGKLGVKSGEGFYDYSESKKAEKVSKMFLK, encoded by the coding sequence ATCAAAAACATTGTAGTTATCGGAGCGGGAACCATGGGGAATGGTATTGCACATACTTTCGCACAAAGCGGTTTTAAAGTAAACCTTGTAGACGTATCCCAGGAAGCTTTGGACAGAGGTGTAAAAACCATTACTACCAATCTTGACAGAATCATTGCAAAAGGAAACCTTACAGAGGAGCAAAAAGCGGAAACTTTAGGTAACATCACTACTTTTACGGCACTGAATGATGCAGTGGGAGCTGCTGATCTTATTGTAGAGGCTGCTACAGAAAACATGGATCTTAAATTGAAGATCTTTGGTCAAATGGATGAACTGGCTCCTGCCAACTGTATTCTTGCAACCAATACTTCATCTATATCTATCACAAAAATTGCTGCCGCTACCAAAAGAGCTGATAAAGTAATCGGTATGCACTTCATGAATCCGGTTCCCATCATGAAACTGGTAGAAATCATCAAAGGATATTCTACATCTAAAGAGACTTTTGATGCTATTTATGACATGAGTAAAACGCTAGGGAAAGTTCCTGTAGAGGTGAATGACTATCCAGGTTTTGTGGCTAACAGAATTTTGATGCCAATGATCAATGAGTCTATCGAAACACTTTATAACGGAGTGGCTGGTGTAGAAGAAATTGATACGGTAATGAAATTGGGAATGGCTCACCCGATGGGTCCGCTTCAGCTGGCAGACTTTATTGGTCTTGATGTATGTCTTGCGATCCTGAATGTAATGTATGACGGTTTCAAAAATCCTAAGTACGCTCCCAACCCATTGCTTGTAAATATGGTGACAGCCGGGAAACTGGGTGTAAAATCAGGAGAAGGATTCTACGATTATTCTGAAAGCAAAAAAGCTGAAAAAGTTTCAAAAATGTTTTTGAAGTAA
- a CDS encoding META domain-containing protein, producing MKNLFLSICTAAVLASCGSMTSPSASKVGKAQPALANTKWTLAETVKGKVPTLNIEGEKITGNAGCNNYFGTASIDPSTGGFTAGQMGSTKMMCSNIGVEQNFMDMMGKANKYVISGNTLELYKDNLLLLKFTKSE from the coding sequence ATGAAAAATCTTTTTTTAAGTATATGTACTGCTGCAGTTTTGGCTTCATGTGGATCTATGACGAGCCCGTCTGCATCTAAAGTAGGAAAAGCTCAGCCTGCTCTTGCCAATACAAAATGGACATTGGCTGAAACGGTAAAAGGTAAGGTTCCAACATTAAATATTGAAGGAGAAAAGATCACTGGAAATGCGGGATGTAACAACTATTTCGGAACGGCTTCTATAGATCCGTCTACAGGCGGCTTTACAGCTGGACAGATGGGATCTACAAAAATGATGTGCAGCAACATTGGAGTAGAGCAGAACTTTATGGATATGATGGGAAAGGCTAATAAATATGTGATTTCCGGAAATACTTTAGAATTGTATAAAGACAATCTTTTACTATTGAAATTCACAAAATCAGAATAA
- the bla-A gene encoding CGA/CIA family class A beta-lactamase, whose product MKKTTFFFLLISAFTFAQTSQLEQKVSSILKNKKATVGVSVLGFENGFKYDKNADKKLPMQSVFKFHIAAAVLNSVDKGRLSLDQKIKLNKSNLLENTWSPLRDQYAGKDVEIPLSEVIEYTVAKSDNNGCDILLKLLGGTQTVQKFMDSKGVKGFQIKYNEEAMHKDWNVQYQNYSTTNSAVDVLKKFYDGKLLSKKSTDYLMKVMWSTSTGLNKMVEQLPKNTPVARKTGSSGKNDAGLTGAENEIGIITLPNGKHYALAVFVSNSMETDAVNCKMISDISREVWEYFNK is encoded by the coding sequence ATGAAAAAAACAACATTCTTTTTTCTTCTGATCTCAGCATTTACATTTGCTCAGACATCTCAGTTAGAACAGAAAGTAAGTTCAATTCTTAAGAACAAGAAAGCAACGGTAGGGGTTTCTGTTCTGGGTTTTGAAAATGGTTTTAAATATGATAAAAACGCAGATAAAAAGCTCCCTATGCAAAGTGTATTCAAATTCCATATTGCAGCAGCAGTTTTAAATTCTGTTGATAAAGGCAGGCTTTCACTGGATCAGAAAATCAAATTGAATAAATCAAACTTACTGGAAAATACATGGTCGCCACTTCGTGATCAATATGCCGGAAAAGATGTAGAAATACCATTAAGTGAAGTGATTGAATATACGGTTGCCAAAAGTGATAACAATGGTTGTGATATTCTTCTCAAATTATTGGGTGGTACTCAAACGGTGCAGAAATTCATGGATTCTAAAGGAGTGAAAGGTTTTCAAATCAAATATAATGAAGAAGCCATGCATAAAGACTGGAATGTTCAGTATCAAAATTACAGCACCACAAACTCTGCAGTCGATGTCCTTAAAAAGTTCTATGACGGAAAATTATTATCCAAAAAATCTACAGATTACCTGATGAAAGTAATGTGGTCTACCTCTACCGGATTAAATAAAATGGTAGAACAGCTTCCGAAAAACACTCCCGTGGCAAGAAAAACGGGATCTTCCGGAAAGAATGATGCAGGTTTAACGGGTGCAGAAAATGAAATTGGGATCATTACTTTACCGAATGGCAAACATTATGCATTAGCTGTATTTGTCAGTAACTCAATGGAAACAGATGCGGTTAACTGCAAGATGATTTCGGATATTTCCAGAGAAGTCTGGGAATATTTTAATAAATAA
- the pheT gene encoding phenylalanine--tRNA ligase subunit beta has translation MKISNNWLKDFVKTESKTERIGEFLTDIGLEVEGIDKFESVRGSLEGIVVGKVLTCEKHPNADKLKKTTVDVGNGKVLNIVCGAPNVEAGQTVPVAVVGTKIYDKTGSFFEIKEAKIRGEVSQGMICAEDELGLSDDHGGIMVLDETKYEVGKNFADYFELTNDEVFEIGLTPNRTDAMSHYGVARDLHAYLSTNQLKSQFHKVASEALNNEGTNDFKLEIEDTELCPRYIGAVIENVKVAESPSWLKDRLKAIGLSPINNVVDITNYILHGYGQPLHAFDADKIADKKVKVGVVKPGTKFTTLDGVERTLNGSEIMIKDGKDKPMCIAGVFGGENSGVSEATKTIFLESAYFNPIAVRKGAKAHSLNTDASFRFERGVDPNLTRTAITHAIKMIQEIAEGKLAGELLEEYPKKIEDNYVIIRFSKIEQILGTKIHREKVKEILKALEIQVLNEIPNGFEISVPAYRADVTREIDVIEEILRIYGYNKIDAPQKISFTPVKLSANDQDELENSWARALQSIGFNEVMNNSLTSVKDETDAVKLLNPLSGDLAFMRKSLLEGLLQNTVYNINRKNQDIKFFELGKIYHKKDKYEERKQLALLVSGRDVAENWLQPKSAVSFYNLKAYVKVLLERLAVDYKEVALSDERFSDALAYEAEGKTLVRIGKVAPALLKDFDIDQECFYAEIELEYAQELRSKNELKFKDIPKFNKIRRDLALLIDKTVNYQDLYQTAKKNKSPFIKNINLFDVYEGKNLPEGKKSYAMSFELLNEEKTLEEKEITEVMDSLIKAFQKEFNAELRS, from the coding sequence ATGAAAATATCAAACAACTGGCTGAAGGACTTTGTAAAAACGGAATCAAAAACTGAAAGAATCGGTGAATTCCTTACAGATATAGGTCTTGAGGTTGAAGGGATAGATAAATTTGAAAGTGTAAGAGGCAGCCTGGAAGGAATTGTTGTAGGTAAAGTACTTACCTGCGAAAAACATCCTAATGCTGACAAACTGAAGAAGACAACTGTAGACGTAGGAAACGGAAAAGTGCTGAACATTGTTTGCGGAGCTCCTAACGTAGAGGCAGGACAAACTGTTCCTGTAGCTGTTGTCGGAACAAAAATCTATGATAAAACCGGAAGCTTTTTTGAAATTAAAGAAGCAAAGATCAGAGGAGAGGTTTCTCAGGGAATGATCTGTGCAGAAGATGAACTGGGTCTTAGTGATGATCACGGAGGAATTATGGTGCTGGATGAAACAAAATATGAAGTGGGGAAAAACTTTGCTGATTATTTTGAGCTTACTAATGACGAAGTATTTGAAATCGGGTTAACACCGAACAGAACGGATGCGATGTCTCACTATGGTGTTGCCAGAGATTTGCATGCTTATCTTTCTACAAATCAATTGAAATCTCAATTTCATAAAGTTGCTTCTGAAGCTTTGAATAACGAGGGAACAAACGATTTCAAACTGGAAATTGAAGATACAGAATTGTGTCCAAGGTATATTGGTGCAGTGATTGAAAACGTAAAAGTAGCAGAATCACCATCTTGGTTAAAAGACAGATTAAAAGCGATCGGATTAAGCCCGATTAACAATGTTGTAGATATTACCAACTATATCCTTCATGGATACGGGCAGCCGCTTCACGCATTTGATGCAGATAAAATTGCAGATAAAAAAGTGAAAGTAGGGGTTGTAAAACCGGGAACGAAATTCACTACTTTAGACGGTGTGGAAAGAACACTGAATGGTTCTGAAATCATGATCAAAGACGGTAAAGATAAGCCAATGTGTATTGCCGGAGTATTCGGTGGTGAGAACTCAGGGGTATCTGAAGCTACCAAAACAATATTCCTTGAAAGTGCTTATTTCAACCCGATTGCTGTAAGAAAAGGAGCCAAAGCACACAGCTTGAATACAGATGCTTCTTTCAGGTTTGAAAGAGGAGTAGACCCAAACCTTACAAGAACGGCTATCACTCATGCTATTAAAATGATTCAGGAAATTGCTGAAGGAAAATTAGCAGGAGAGTTACTGGAAGAATATCCTAAGAAAATAGAAGATAATTATGTGATTATCAGATTCTCTAAAATTGAACAGATTTTAGGGACAAAAATTCACAGAGAAAAAGTAAAAGAGATCTTAAAAGCATTGGAAATTCAGGTTTTAAATGAAATTCCTAACGGTTTCGAAATCTCAGTTCCTGCGTACAGAGCAGATGTAACAAGAGAAATTGACGTTATTGAAGAGATCTTAAGAATCTACGGATACAATAAAATTGACGCTCCACAGAAAATTTCGTTTACCCCTGTTAAGCTAAGTGCTAACGATCAGGATGAACTTGAAAACAGCTGGGCAAGAGCTTTACAGAGTATAGGTTTCAATGAAGTAATGAACAACTCATTGACTTCTGTAAAAGATGAAACAGATGCTGTAAAACTATTGAATCCTTTAAGCGGTGATTTGGCATTCATGAGAAAGTCTTTACTGGAAGGACTTCTTCAGAATACAGTATATAACATCAACAGAAAGAATCAGGATATCAAGTTCTTCGAATTAGGAAAAATTTATCACAAAAAAGATAAATATGAAGAAAGAAAACAATTGGCATTATTGGTTTCAGGAAGAGATGTTGCAGAAAACTGGCTTCAGCCAAAATCAGCTGTAAGTTTCTATAACCTTAAAGCATATGTAAAAGTTTTGTTGGAAAGACTTGCTGTAGATTACAAAGAAGTGGCTCTTTCTGATGAAAGATTCTCTGATGCGCTGGCATACGAGGCAGAAGGTAAAACTTTGGTAAGAATAGGAAAAGTTGCCCCTGCTTTATTGAAAGACTTTGATATTGATCAGGAGTGTTTCTATGCAGAAATTGAACTGGAATATGCTCAGGAATTACGTTCTAAAAATGAATTGAAATTCAAAGACATTCCAAAATTCAACAAAATCAGAAGAGACTTGGCTTTATTAATTGATAAAACGGTAAATTATCAGGATTTATATCAGACGGCTAAAAAGAACAAATCTCCATTCATTAAGAATATTAATCTGTTCGATGTGTATGAAGGTAAAAATCTTCCTGAAGGCAAGAAATCTTATGCAATGAGCTTCGAGCTGTTAAACGAAGAAAAAACACTGGAAGAAAAAGAGATTACAGAAGTAATGGATTCTCTGATCAAAGCTTTCCAGAAAGAATTCAACGCAGAGTTGAGATCTTAA